The following coding sequences are from one Plasmodium coatneyi strain Hackeri chromosome 11, complete sequence window:
- a CDS encoding Leucyl-trna synthetase has translation MARRMNLLNIEKNIQNLWKEHNVYEKEFIDNNESRFTGNFPYPYMNGLLHIGHAFTLSKLEFLVRYKNMTCQNVLLPFAFHCTGTPIVVCADKLKNELKGKVLGKSPDGSKNEISNDHHVGEANLVETAQLEQESGKKKQTDATVFRSNKSKQQSKGSKQNTQYEIMKQMDISDEEIHHFQKPQYWCYYFSSKAKDHLSSLGLFCDWRRSFITTNMNPYYDKFVNWHFNTLYKKNLIYYGSRMTIFSRVNNQACADHERSEGEGVKCQEFTLLKIYVHDSKEFFQIYSKNVKKNENDFLKNNIMMSEDFFSQKKIVLLASTLKPETAYGQNYTFVNPTEYYYVTLGFNKQRLHYGDKNYVNNVMTREEIMDACENVYICSENSLYNLAYQGVIPMLSKGCGGSSKLTGQSKDARSGDDVLSPLSDLFILMKIKGEELVGLRTYSNLSKKKDLYILPMTTIKMNIATAIVPCVSSDSADDYACLQDIQRKQAYYCEKYNLKEDFLHNESFSCIQLPDIGDNTGKYFYELEKISSYKDAKLQKVKETLYKKQYFEGTMTVEPYKGMKIYNCRKLVKQYIVKNNEGFLYSEPEVLVIDRNNVKCIAALCNQWYINYGNLDFKKDVLIQMKKNNFQTYNEVLHKQLQHVIFWLDDWSCSRAYGLGTHMPNFNALQGGTDGAAQHNSHSANEHTNEGVTQPGADSEKELIESLSDSTIYMAYYTISHFLQGNVDGSVPGLLDIDAADLNDAFFDYVFDISDDTEKISKNISLEKLQRMRREFQYWYPFDVRISGKDLIFNHLTMALFNHVAIWGDKTYNNKQKETNDEKSILERQGEIMNQIDQLDLDAHKTVKYFPKSFFCNGHVLVNKEKMSKSKGNFITLKESINLYTSDGTRIALADAGDSIEDANFNTDTANSAIMKLYNLINFSIETKNNVYIFRCGEKTFIDSIFENEINYLTNKCKEAYEKLLFRDVLKYGFYDMLLKRDTYRIMCDKIHMHKETVNFFIERICLIINPLIPHVTEHIWTYILKKEDFLVNQKWPSSDNTSYSIVMHKQYNNLLNVVEIFRKSYDKVMNKNNKLKGAKNTRNGTGSGAKRAPDEKGVAEEQKSEEYKEDDDEGTKFKAIVYVAKEYNDTQKKIIEILNRIINNSEDKKLPTNYINLLVQNDYVNKLPKNEKKEILSFATFLVKDNVTLNNNQYELSLPYDEIQLIKNNVEFIRRSLNLGDIHIMENTNKSPIDDTDIYKLANPGNPSIFMYTTES, from the coding sequence ATGGCTCGGCGAATGAACCTACTGAATATTGAAAAGAACATCCAAAATTTATGGAAGGAACATAATGTGTACGAAAAAGAATTCATCGATAATAATGAGTCGAGGTTCACGGGTAATTTCCCCTACCCATACATGAATGGGTTGTTACACATAGGTCATGCCTTCACATTGAGCAAGTTGGAGTTCCTGGTCCGTTACAAAAATATGACGTGTCAGAATGTGCTGCTTCCATTTGCTTTCCACTGCACAGGCACACCGATCGTTGTGTGTGCAGACAAATTGAAGAACGAGTTAAAGGGAAAAGTCTTGGGAAAATCCCCAGATGGTAGTAAAAACGAAATTAGCAATGATCACCACGTGGGAGAAGCCAACCTTGTTGAGACCGCCCAATTGGAACAAGAAtcagggaagaagaaacagacAGACGCAACGGTCTTCAGGTCCAACAAAAGTAAACAACAGTCAAAAGGATCTAAGCAAAACACGCAGTACGAAATTATGAAACAAATGGATATAAGCGATGAAGAAATCCACCACTTTCAGAAGCCACAATATTGGTgctattatttttcctccaaagCGAAGGATCATTTGAGTTCTTTGGGTCTTTTCTGCGACTGGAGGAGGTCCTTCATCACCACGAATATGAATCCATACTACGATAAATTCGTGAATTGGCATTTCAACACCCTTTATAAGAAGAACCTAATTTACTACGGAAGCAGAATGACCATTTTCAGTCGAGTCAACAACCAGGCCTGTGCAGATCACGAAAGGTCAGAAGGAGAGGGAGTCAAGTGTCAAGAATTTACCCTCctcaaaatatatgtacatgattctaaggaattttttcaaatttattcaaaaaatgtaaaaaagaatgaaaacgattttttaaaaaataatattatgaTGAGTGAAGACTTTtttagccaaaaaaaaattgtccttcTTGCTAGTACCCTGAAACCAGAGACAGCTTATGGGCAGAATTATACCTTCGTGAATCCAACTGAATATTACTACGTTACGTTAGGGTTCAACAAACAGAGGCTGCACTATGGGGACAAGAATTACGTGAACAACGTCATGAcgagggaagaaataatggATGCGTGTGAGAATGTCTACATATGCTCAGAGAACAGTTTGTACAATTTGGCTTACCAGGGCGTAATACCGATGCTTAGCAAGGGTTGTGGTGGATCGTCCAAGTTGACCGGTCAATCAAAGGACGCCCGCTCTGGAGATGACGTCTTATCCCCCCTTAGCgaccttttcattttgatgaaaataaaaggggaagaactaGTCGGTCTGAGGACCTACTcaaatttgtcaaaaaaaaaagatttataTATTCTCCCAATGACCACAATCAAAATGAATATAGCAACAGCGATTGTTCCATGTGTATCCAGTGACAGTGCAGACGACTATGCCTGTCTACAAGATATACAAAGGAAGCAGGCATACTACTGCGAAAAGTACAACCTGAAGGAAGATTTCCTGCACAATGAAAGTTTCTCCTGTATTCAGTTACCAGATATAGGGGACAACACGGGAAAGTACTTCTacgaattggaaaaaatatcttCCTATAAGGATGCCAAGTTGCAGAAGGTTAAAGAGACCCTATACAAGAAACAATACTTTGAAGGCACCATGACGGTGGAACCATATAAGGGCATGAAAATTTACAACTGTAGAAAGCTGGTTAAGCAGTACatagtaaaaaataatgagggATTCCTATACAGCGAACCGGAGGTGCTAGTCATCGACAGGAACAACGTCAAGTGTATTGCTGCTCTGTGCAACCAGTGGTACATCAACTATGGTAATTtggattttaaaaaagacgTCCTGAttcagatgaagaagaacaacttcCAGACGTATAATGAGGTTCTGCACAAGCAATTGCAGCACGTGATTTTTTGGCTGGACGACTGGTCCTGCAGCAGGGCCTATGGGTTGGGTACACACATGCCCAATTTTAATGCGCTACAGGGGGGTACTGACGGTGCTGCACAACATAACAGTCACAGTGCTAACGAACACACCAATGAGGGGGTTACCCAACCTGGTGCCGACTCTGAGAAGGAGCTTATCGAAAGTCTGTCCGACTCGACCATCTACATGGCGTACTACACGATCAGCCACTTCCTGCAGGGCAACGTGGATGGAAGTGTGCCTGGTCTCCTCGATATCGACGCAGCGGATCTGAACGATGCCTTCTTCGACTACGTCTTCGACATAAGTGATGACACGGAAAAAATCAGCAAAAATATTAGTCTAGAGAAATTGCAAAGAATGAGAAGGGAGTTCCAGTATTGGTACCCGTTCGACGTGAGAATATCAGGAAAAGACTTAATCTTTAACCACTTAACAATGGCTTTATTTAACCACGTAGCTATTTGGGGAGACAAAACATACAACAATAAACAGAAGGAGACGAATGATGAGAAGAGCATCCTAGAACGACAAGGAGAAATTATGAACCAAATTGATCAGCTCGATTTGGATGCACACAAGACGgtgaaatattttcctaAATCCTTTTTCTGTAACGGGCACGTCCTAGtaaataaagagaaaatgtCTAAAAGTAAGGGAAATTTTATTACCCTAAAGGAGAGCATAAATTTGTACACAAGTGATGGGACTAGAATCGCCTTGGCAGATGCAGGAGATTCCATCGAAGACGCAAACTTCAACACGGATACAGCAAATAGCGCCATTATGAAGTTGTATAATCTGATTAACTTTTCCATCGAGACGAAAAATAACGTTTACATTTTTCGATGTGGAGAGAAAACTTTTATTGACTCGATTTtcgaaaatgaaataaactACCTCACCAATAAGTGTAAGGAGGCGTATGAGAAGCTGCTCTTCAGGGATGTCCTGAAGTATGGCTTCTACGACATGCTACTTAAAAGGGACACCTACCGAATtatgtgtgacaaaattcaCATGCACAAGGAGACAGTAAACTTTTTCATAGAAAGGATTTGTCTGATAATCAACCCCCTCATTCCCCACGTCACGGAACACATTTGGACGTACAttttaaagaaggaggatTTTCTCGTCAACCAAAAGTGGCCCTCCTCCGACAACACCAGCTATTCCATCGTCATGCACAAGCAGTACAACAATCTGCTCAACGTGGTGGAAATTTTTAGGAAGTCCTACGATAAGGtcatgaataaaaataacaagcTGAAGGGCGCCAAGAATACACGTAACGGTACCGGAAGCGGGGCGAAACGTGCACCAGATGAAAAAGGTGTAGCTGAGGAACAGAAGTCGGAAGAGTACAAGGAGGACGACGATGAGGGAACCAAATTCAAAGCCATCGTCTACGTTGCCAAGGAGTACAACgacacgcaaaaaaaaatcatcgaAATTCTTAACCGAATTATTAACAACAGTGAGGATAAGAAGCTACCCACCAATTACATAAACCTTTTGGTACAAAATGACTACGTAAATaaattgccaaaaaatgaaaaaaaggaaatcttAAGTTTTGCTACTTTTCTAGTCAAGGACAACGTTACGCTCAACAACAACCAGTACGAGCTGAGTCTCCCCTATGATGAAATACAACTCATAAAAAACAACGTAGAATTTATTAGGAGGAGCCTAAACCTGGGCGACATTCACATTAtggaaaatacaaataaatCCCCCATTGACGATACAGATATTTATAAGTTAGCCAACCCGGGGAATccatccatttttatgtacaccACGGAATCATAA